One Archangium violaceum genomic window, CCGCTCGACCACCAGCCTCAGCGAGGCCCAGGCATCCTCGGGCTGCTCGTTCTCACCGAGCATCAGCAGCGGGCCCACGCGGGTGATTCGCGTGTGGTACTCCTGGCCGTCCGGCCGCAGCGGGCGCCTGGAGTGACGGAAGCGGGACCCGGTCGGGGTGCGCTGGTCGACGAAATGGCGCGGCGGGAGTGCCTTCCAGGCCTGTTCGGCTCGAGCCGGCCAGGGGGACTCGTGGGCGCCGCGCGTGGGCACGAAGAGGAGCGCGTACTCGCCCACGGCGGCGTAGAGCGTGCCCTGGGCGATCACCGCCGCGTTGGGCTCTCCGTCCTCGGTGAGGAAGGGCTGCTCGGTGTTGAGGTCCCAGAGCCGGGTCTCTGGAGTGGCATCGGGGGACTCGGACCACACGTGCACCGCGAGCTGCCGCAACGAGATGGTATCGGACGGGAGCCGGAGCCCGCAGCTGGTGTGCCGGCCGATGATCAACGACTGGCCGGCCGCGACGAGCACGGCCTCCACCACGCGCGCGGAGCCATCCACCGCGGCCACGAGCATCGCAGGACGTCGGGCGAGGCGGGCCAGCTTGCTCATCCGTTCATAGGCCGCGAGGAAGGCCTCGTGCGCTCCGAGCGGGGACGGGACACGCGCCAGGTCTTTCGCTCTGACGACGCGCGTCCGTTCGTTCTCGCTCGAGCGCCTGAAGATGCCCGTGTTCAGGAACATGGCGAT contains:
- a CDS encoding FHA domain-containing protein is translated as MFLNTGIFRRSSENERTRVVRAKDLARVPSPLGAHEAFLAAYERMSKLARLARRPAMLVAAVDGSARVVEAVLVAAGQSLIIGRHTSCGLRLPSDTISLRQLAVHVWSESPDATPETRLWDLNTEQPFLTEDGEPNAAVIAQGTLYAAVGEYALLFVPTRGAHESPWPARAEQAWKALPPRHFVDQRTPTGSRFRHSRRPLRPDGQEYHTRITRVGPLLMLGENEQPEDAWASLRLVVERKSEEHRISLSRLEQGVLLGRYERCGIPLAELDHVSRVHLLLVRMGGDVLAIDTVSTNGTWRGPARIQTTTLGETDSLTLGEVLQIDWRRLSRRAPGED